The proteins below are encoded in one region of Paeniglutamicibacter cryotolerans:
- the prpB gene encoding methylisocitrate lyase, translating into MLYSKVTPEQKRATLRELLMPGTARQFPGAFNPLSARLIGEKGFDGVYISGAVLANDLGLPDIGLTTLTEVALRAGQIARMTDLPSIVDADTGFGEPMNVARTIQELENAGLAGCHIEDQFNPKRCGHLDGKNVVDLDTMVKRIAAAADARRDPNFLIMARTDVRAVDGLDVAINRAKALVDAGADSIFPEALKDVAEFEAVCNAVDVPVLANMTEFGKSELFTRRQLAEAGVAMVIYPVTLLRSAMGAAERVLDAIAEDGTQETQVNRMLTRARLYELVDYEAYNRFDTGIFNFQVPDLDIDSNNSNL; encoded by the coding sequence ATGCTGTACTCAAAGGTCACTCCCGAACAGAAGCGTGCCACGCTGCGCGAGCTGCTGATGCCCGGCACCGCACGCCAGTTCCCGGGTGCCTTCAACCCGCTCTCGGCGCGGCTGATCGGCGAAAAGGGCTTCGACGGGGTGTACATCTCCGGTGCGGTCCTGGCCAACGACCTGGGTCTGCCCGACATCGGGCTGACCACGCTCACGGAGGTGGCCCTGCGTGCCGGGCAGATCGCCCGGATGACCGACCTGCCGTCGATCGTCGATGCCGACACCGGGTTCGGCGAGCCGATGAACGTGGCCCGCACCATCCAGGAACTGGAGAACGCCGGGTTGGCCGGCTGCCACATCGAGGACCAGTTCAATCCGAAGCGCTGCGGCCACCTGGATGGCAAGAACGTGGTTGACCTGGACACCATGGTCAAGCGCATCGCAGCCGCGGCCGATGCCCGCAGGGACCCGAACTTCCTGATCATGGCCCGCACCGACGTGCGCGCGGTGGATGGGCTGGATGTCGCGATCAACCGGGCCAAGGCACTGGTCGACGCCGGTGCCGACTCGATCTTCCCCGAGGCCCTGAAGGACGTCGCGGAGTTCGAGGCCGTCTGCAACGCGGTGGACGTGCCGGTGCTGGCGAACATGACCGAGTTCGGCAAGTCCGAGCTGTTCACCCGACGCCAGCTGGCCGAAGCCGGGGTAGCCATGGTGATCTACCCGGTGACGCTGCTGCGCAGCGCCATGGGAGCGGCCGAACGGGTGCTTGACGCGATAGCCGAAGATGGAACTCAGGAAACACAGGTGAATCGGATGCTCACCCGTGCCAGACTGTACGAACTGGTGGACTACGAGGCGTACAACCGCTTCGACACCGGGATCTTCAACTTCCAGGTCCCGGACCTGGACATCGACAGCAACAACTCGAACCTGTAG
- a CDS encoding MmgE/PrpD family protein: MINHPVRVYRSEENLAREDQLAHKIAVVAADPVAVDPEVTEMIINRVIDNAAVAIASLNRGPIIAARAQALSHAPSTGGTGASVFGITEKVSPEWAAWANGVAVRELDYHDTFLAADYSHPGDNIPPILAVAQHTGASGADLLRGIATGYEIQVDLVKAICLHKHKIDHVAHLGPSASAGIGTLLGLDVETIFQAVGQGLHTTTATRQSRKGEISTWKAHAPAFAGKMAVEAADRAMRGQTSPVPIYEGEDGVIAWMLDGKDAAYTVPLPAAGEAKRAILDTYTKEHSAEYQAQAWIDLARKLNREHPEATEAKNVASVLIQTSHHTHYVIGSGANDPQKYDPSASRETLDHSIPYIFTVALQDGSWHHVDSYSPERANRPDTVELWNKVTTEEDAEWTRRYHSLDIAEKAFGGTVVITLVDGTLITDSIAVADAHPLGARPFAREQYINKFRTLAAGLVTDEEIERFIAAAENLPNLAAGELDQLNIIAAPGVIDLAAAPKGLF; this comes from the coding sequence ATGATCAACCACCCAGTACGCGTTTACCGCAGCGAAGAAAACCTGGCCCGCGAGGACCAGCTGGCCCACAAGATCGCCGTCGTGGCGGCCGACCCGGTGGCGGTGGACCCCGAGGTCACCGAGATGATCATCAACCGCGTCATCGACAACGCCGCGGTGGCCATCGCCTCGCTGAACCGCGGACCGATCATCGCCGCCCGCGCCCAGGCACTGTCCCACGCCCCGTCCACCGGCGGCACCGGCGCCTCGGTCTTCGGCATCACCGAAAAGGTCTCCCCCGAATGGGCTGCCTGGGCCAACGGCGTGGCGGTGCGCGAACTCGACTACCACGACACCTTCCTCGCCGCCGATTACTCCCACCCGGGCGATAACATCCCGCCGATCCTCGCCGTCGCCCAGCACACCGGCGCCTCCGGTGCGGACCTGCTCCGCGGCATCGCCACCGGCTACGAGATCCAGGTCGACCTGGTCAAGGCCATCTGCCTGCACAAGCACAAGATAGACCACGTGGCGCACCTGGGTCCGTCGGCCTCCGCCGGCATCGGCACCCTGCTGGGCCTCGACGTGGAGACCATCTTCCAGGCCGTCGGCCAGGGCCTGCACACCACCACCGCCACGCGCCAGTCGCGCAAGGGCGAGATCTCCACCTGGAAGGCCCACGCACCGGCGTTTGCCGGGAAGATGGCCGTCGAGGCGGCGGACCGTGCCATGCGTGGGCAGACCTCACCGGTTCCGATCTACGAGGGTGAGGACGGGGTCATTGCCTGGATGCTCGATGGCAAGGACGCCGCCTACACGGTACCGCTCCCCGCCGCCGGCGAGGCAAAGCGCGCCATCCTGGACACCTACACCAAGGAGCACTCGGCCGAGTACCAGGCGCAGGCCTGGATCGACCTGGCCCGCAAGCTGAACCGCGAACACCCGGAAGCCACCGAGGCGAAGAACGTCGCTTCGGTGCTGATCCAGACCAGTCACCACACCCACTACGTGATCGGCTCCGGGGCAAACGACCCGCAGAAGTACGACCCGAGCGCCTCGCGCGAGACGCTTGACCACTCGATCCCGTACATCTTCACCGTCGCCCTGCAGGACGGCTCCTGGCACCACGTGGACTCCTACTCCCCCGAACGCGCCAACCGCCCCGACACGGTCGAACTGTGGAACAAGGTCACCACCGAGGAGGACGCCGAATGGACCCGGCGCTACCACTCGCTGGACATCGCCGAGAAGGCCTTCGGCGGCACCGTGGTCATCACGCTGGTTGACGGCACGCTCATCACCGATTCGATCGCCGTCGCAGACGCGCACCCGCTGGGTGCCAGGCCGTTCGCCCGCGAGCAGTACATCAACAAGTTCCGCACCCTGGCCGCGGGCCTGGTCACCGACGAGGAGATCGAGCGCTTCATCGCTGCGGCCGAGAACCTGCCGAACCTGGCAGCGGGTGAACTGGACCAGCTGAACATCATCGCAGCCCCGGGCGTCATCGACCTTGCCGCGGCACCCAAGGGACTGTTTTAA
- a CDS encoding GntR family transcriptional regulator, whose product MRASEKAYTELRRDIVEWRLAPGAVLGEVDQAERLGVSRTPLREALARLVSDGLAVQQRGRGVVVSDVSLEHIDHLFQLRRALEIEAARTAAATGDTGEFTDLAERFTRAAALSGAGNSNDYYQLAADLDGAIDHATGNPYLEQSLRSLRVHLARVRRLAQDDPERLRTSAGEHAQIASAIAARNPELAAAATLLHLHHSLEHIKNHAGTREETT is encoded by the coding sequence ATGAGAGCAAGCGAGAAGGCCTACACGGAGCTCCGCCGCGACATCGTCGAATGGCGCCTGGCTCCCGGGGCCGTGCTGGGCGAGGTCGACCAGGCCGAACGCCTCGGCGTTTCCCGTACCCCGCTGCGCGAAGCGCTCGCCCGGCTGGTCTCCGACGGGCTCGCCGTCCAGCAACGGGGACGCGGCGTGGTCGTCTCGGATGTCTCGCTGGAGCACATCGACCACCTGTTCCAATTGCGCCGCGCCCTGGAGATCGAAGCCGCCCGCACGGCCGCGGCCACCGGGGACACTGGCGAATTCACCGACCTGGCCGAACGCTTTACCCGGGCTGCAGCACTATCCGGCGCAGGAAACAGCAATGACTACTACCAGCTGGCAGCCGATCTGGACGGGGCCATAGATCACGCCACCGGCAACCCCTACCTGGAGCAGTCGCTGCGCTCGCTGCGTGTGCACCTGGCCCGCGTGCGCCGCTTGGCGCAGGACGACCCCGAACGGCTGCGCACTTCGGCCGGGGAACATGCGCAGATCGCCTCGGCCATCGCAGCCAGGAACCCGGAGCTTGCCGCCGCGGCAACCCTGCTGCATCTGCACCACAGCCTTGAACACATAAAGAACCACGCAGGAACCCGAGAGGAAACGACATGA
- a CDS encoding AMP-binding protein has product MSRSHSETYARSSSDPAGFWLEAAAGIDWDTVPETAIDDSAAPIYRWYPDGMLNICHNALDRHVQAGRGDATALAYDSAMLGIRHSYSYAELLHEVATFAEVLAARGIGKGNRVLIYLPMIPQAVIAMLACARIGAVHSVVFGGFAPKELAARIDDATPAAIITATGGMEPARRVEYLPAVATALDLATHRVPDVIVGHRDGFTHATADFADTDTTWLDWDALVATAVPAAAVPVRSTDPLYVLYTSGTTGSPKGVVRDTGSYAVAMNWSMENIYGVGAGDTMFTASDVGWVVGHSYIVYGPLIAEATTVLYEGKPVGTPDAGAFWRIIEDHKVDVLFTAPTALRAIRKADPEAELLADHVISTLRALFVAGERLDPDAFTWAGEKLGVPVIDNWWQTETGWPIAANPLGLEPLPIKPGSPTVPVPGFRVAILDGFGTPVPAGTEGNIGIELPLPPGTLCTLWGNDERFISTYLEQFPGYYATGDSGYLDHDGYLFVMGRTDDVINVSGHRISTGALEQVLSSHRHVAECAVIGLADALTGQRPSGYVVLKSGAQISEEELRAELVAMVRDQIGPVADFREVRVVEALPKTRSGKILRKTMREIADGRPYVVPSTIEDPAVVEALLPFLRPGA; this is encoded by the coding sequence ATGAGCCGTTCCCATAGCGAAACCTACGCCCGCAGCAGTAGCGATCCCGCCGGCTTCTGGCTCGAAGCAGCGGCCGGCATCGACTGGGACACGGTGCCGGAAACAGCGATCGACGACTCGGCCGCCCCGATCTACCGCTGGTACCCCGACGGCATGCTCAACATCTGCCATAACGCGCTGGACCGCCACGTGCAGGCCGGCCGCGGCGATGCAACGGCCCTGGCGTACGACTCGGCGATGCTCGGCATCCGGCACAGCTACAGCTATGCCGAGCTGCTGCACGAGGTGGCCACCTTCGCCGAGGTGCTTGCCGCCCGCGGCATCGGCAAGGGCAACCGGGTGCTGATCTACCTGCCGATGATCCCGCAGGCGGTCATCGCCATGCTCGCCTGCGCCCGCATCGGTGCCGTGCACTCGGTGGTCTTCGGTGGCTTCGCCCCGAAGGAACTGGCGGCCCGCATCGACGACGCGACACCCGCCGCGATCATCACTGCCACCGGCGGCATGGAGCCGGCCCGCCGGGTCGAATACCTGCCCGCTGTCGCCACCGCCCTGGACCTGGCCACGCACCGCGTGCCCGATGTCATCGTCGGACACCGCGACGGCTTCACCCATGCAACGGCCGACTTCGCCGATACTGACACCACCTGGCTGGACTGGGACGCGCTGGTTGCCACTGCCGTTCCCGCGGCTGCCGTTCCGGTGCGCTCCACCGACCCGCTCTACGTGCTCTACACCTCCGGCACCACCGGCTCGCCCAAGGGCGTGGTACGCGATACCGGTTCCTACGCCGTGGCCATGAACTGGTCGATGGAGAACATCTACGGGGTCGGGGCAGGGGACACCATGTTCACCGCCTCCGATGTCGGCTGGGTCGTCGGGCACTCCTATATCGTCTACGGTCCGCTCATTGCCGAGGCTACCACCGTGCTCTATGAGGGCAAACCGGTAGGTACGCCCGATGCCGGCGCTTTCTGGCGCATCATCGAGGACCACAAGGTCGACGTGCTGTTCACCGCTCCCACCGCGCTGCGGGCCATCCGCAAGGCGGACCCGGAGGCGGAGCTGCTGGCAGACCACGTCATCTCCACCCTGCGTGCGCTTTTTGTCGCCGGCGAACGGCTGGACCCGGACGCCTTCACCTGGGCGGGGGAGAAGCTCGGGGTGCCGGTGATCGATAACTGGTGGCAGACCGAGACCGGGTGGCCGATCGCCGCCAACCCGCTGGGCCTTGAACCGCTGCCGATCAAACCCGGTTCGCCCACAGTCCCGGTGCCCGGATTCCGGGTCGCCATCCTCGATGGGTTCGGGACCCCGGTCCCGGCCGGCACGGAGGGCAACATCGGCATCGAACTACCGTTGCCTCCGGGCACGCTGTGTACGCTGTGGGGCAACGACGAGCGTTTCATCTCCACCTACCTCGAGCAGTTCCCCGGCTACTACGCCACCGGGGATTCGGGATACCTGGACCATGACGGCTACCTGTTCGTGATGGGCCGCACCGATGACGTGATCAACGTGTCCGGGCACCGGATCTCCACCGGCGCACTCGAGCAGGTGCTTTCCAGCCACCGGCACGTCGCCGAATGCGCGGTGATCGGCCTGGCCGACGCGCTCACGGGCCAGCGCCCCAGCGGCTACGTCGTGCTCAAGAGCGGGGCGCAGATCAGCGAGGAAGAGCTGCGCGCCGAGCTGGTGGCGATGGTCAGGGACCAGATCGGTCCGGTGGCGGACTTCCGCGAGGTGCGGGTGGTCGAGGCGCTGCCCAAGACCCGCTCGGGAAAGATCCTGCGCAAGACCATGCGCGAGATAGCCGATGGCCGGCCCTACGTGGTTCCATCGACCATCGAGGACCCGGCAGTGGTCGAGGCGCTGCTGCCGTTCCTGCGCCCGGGGGCCTGA
- a CDS encoding ParA family protein — MSEEQGSRTRATGLLKEPAAMGATGRPLTEFPEPAPLEGHGPARVIAMVNQKGGVGKTTSTINLAAALAEYGRKVLLVDFDPQGALSAGFGTNPHELDCTIYNVLMDRKVDIRDAILETGIENIDLLPANIDLSAAEVQLVNEVAREQVLERQLRKVTDDYDVVLIDCQPSLGLLTVNALTAAHGVIIPLTAEFFALRAVALLVETIEKVQDRLNPSLTIDGVLATMYDARTLHGREVISRLIEAFGDTVFETVIKRTIKFADANVAAEPITSYATNHPGAEAYRSLAKELISRGGAP, encoded by the coding sequence GTGAGCGAGGAACAAGGTTCAAGGACTCGGGCAACAGGATTGCTCAAGGAACCTGCGGCAATGGGGGCGACTGGGCGCCCACTGACGGAGTTCCCCGAACCGGCTCCACTGGAGGGTCATGGCCCGGCGCGGGTCATCGCCATGGTGAACCAGAAGGGCGGGGTTGGCAAGACCACCTCGACCATTAATCTGGCAGCGGCCTTGGCTGAATACGGGCGCAAGGTCCTGCTGGTCGACTTCGACCCGCAGGGTGCACTCAGCGCCGGCTTCGGCACCAACCCGCACGAGCTGGACTGCACGATCTACAACGTGTTAATGGACCGTAAGGTCGATATCCGCGACGCCATCCTGGAAACCGGTATCGAGAACATCGACCTGCTTCCGGCCAACATCGACCTCTCCGCCGCCGAGGTGCAGCTGGTCAACGAGGTCGCCCGCGAGCAGGTGCTCGAGCGCCAGCTGCGTAAGGTAACCGACGACTACGACGTGGTGCTCATCGACTGCCAGCCCTCGCTGGGCCTGCTGACGGTCAATGCGCTTACCGCGGCGCACGGCGTGATCATTCCGCTGACTGCCGAGTTCTTCGCCTTGCGCGCCGTCGCGCTGCTGGTGGAAACCATCGAAAAAGTGCAGGACCGCCTGAACCCGTCGCTGACCATCGACGGCGTCCTGGCAACGATGTACGACGCACGCACCCTGCACGGCCGCGAGGTCATTAGCCGGCTGATCGAGGCCTTCGGAGATACCGTCTTCGAAACGGTGATCAAGCGGACCATCAAGTTCGCCGATGCAAATGTCGCAGCGGAACCGATCACCAGCTACGCCACCAACCACCCTGGTGCCGAGGCCTACCGCAGTCTGGCCAAGGAACTGATCAGCCGCGGCGGCGCCCCGTAA
- a CDS encoding segregation and condensation protein A, which produces MKAAAPDAGAVAETGTKDHGNGFELSLANFSGPFDLLLGLIAKRELDITEIALAEVTDEFISYIKALRVDSGDRALDEATEFLVVASTLLDLKAARLLPNAAAEEAEDFALLEARDLLFARLLQYKAFKEIAGWLGERFIEEADSFPRQVALEPDFAALLPDLIFNTTAEQLAEMARKVFAPKQVVPTEVALDHLHSAPVSIREQAELLAERLKSGVPVRFSALVADAGSQTVVIARFLALLELYREQVISFHQEAPLGELEVQWRADDPHWNAGTLIEEYEATASDADTGSGPREDPL; this is translated from the coding sequence ATGAAGGCTGCGGCGCCGGATGCCGGGGCCGTTGCCGAAACCGGGACAAAGGACCACGGCAACGGGTTCGAACTGTCACTGGCAAACTTCTCCGGACCCTTCGATCTGTTGCTCGGACTGATTGCCAAGCGTGAACTCGACATCACCGAGATCGCGTTGGCCGAAGTAACCGACGAGTTCATTTCCTACATCAAGGCCTTGCGCGTGGACTCGGGGGACCGGGCACTGGACGAAGCGACCGAGTTCCTTGTCGTCGCCTCCACGCTGCTGGACCTGAAGGCGGCCAGGCTGCTGCCCAACGCGGCGGCCGAGGAAGCGGAGGACTTCGCACTTCTTGAAGCGAGGGACCTGCTTTTCGCACGGCTGCTGCAGTACAAGGCCTTCAAGGAAATTGCGGGCTGGCTGGGAGAGCGCTTCATCGAGGAAGCCGACAGCTTCCCACGACAAGTTGCGCTCGAGCCGGACTTCGCCGCGCTGCTGCCCGACCTGATCTTTAACACCACGGCGGAACAGCTGGCCGAGATGGCCCGCAAGGTCTTCGCCCCGAAACAGGTGGTCCCCACAGAGGTGGCGCTGGACCATCTGCATTCGGCTCCGGTCAGCATCCGCGAGCAGGCCGAGTTGCTCGCCGAGCGGCTGAAGTCCGGGGTCCCGGTGCGGTTCTCGGCGCTCGTGGCCGATGCCGGAAGCCAAACGGTGGTCATTGCCCGTTTCCTGGCACTGCTGGAGCTGTACCGGGAACAGGTCATTTCCTTCCACCAAGAGGCGCCGCTCGGGGAACTCGAAGTGCAGTGGAGAGCCGATGATCCGCACTGGAATGCCGGTACCCTGATTGAAGAATACGAAGCAACGGCCTCGGATGCCGATACCGGATCGGGGCCACGGGAGGACCCACTGTGA
- the scpB gene encoding SMC-Scp complex subunit ScpB has protein sequence MITDEPVTAGTLADAFEVGVERITVELLRLSSEYNCVDTPRGFELRELAGGWRLFSRRDFAPFVSRFVIDGQTSRLTQAALETLAVIAYRQPVSRGRIAAIRGVNVDSVVRTLTQRGLIEEASIEPESGAVLYQTTSYFLERLGMGSVSDLPRLSPHLPGLEHLDEFDVDSI, from the coding sequence ATGATCACCGATGAACCGGTCACCGCCGGTACCCTTGCCGACGCCTTCGAGGTCGGCGTGGAACGGATCACAGTTGAACTATTGCGGTTGTCCAGTGAGTACAATTGTGTTGATACACCCCGTGGATTCGAGCTGCGGGAGCTTGCCGGGGGTTGGCGACTCTTCTCCCGACGTGATTTTGCTCCCTTTGTCTCCCGTTTCGTCATTGATGGTCAGACCTCCCGTTTGACCCAAGCGGCACTGGAAACACTGGCCGTGATTGCCTACCGGCAACCCGTTTCCCGCGGGCGGATAGCTGCGATCCGGGGGGTAAACGTCGATTCGGTAGTACGCACCCTGACGCAGCGTGGTTTGATCGAAGAAGCGAGCATTGAACCGGAATCCGGGGCGGTGCTCTACCAGACCACATCGTATTTTCTGGAAAGATTGGGTATGGGCAGTGTTTCCGACCTGCCGCGCCTCTCTCCACACCTACCCGGTTTGGAGCATCTCGACGAGTTCGACGTCGACTCCATTTAG
- a CDS encoding pseudouridine synthase: MTQDPRSGRGNQRPGGSGDGRQSGRGAQGGAGRGNSDGYRGNSDRGGSSDGGYRGGSSAGGSSRGGSSSEGGYRGGSSAGGSSRGGSSEGYRGGPSRGGSSSEGGYRGGSAAGGSSRGGSSEGYRGGPSRGGSSSEGGYRGGSAAGGSSRGGSSEGYRGGSSSEGGYRGGSSAGGSSRGGSSEGYRGGSSSEGGYRGGSSAGGSSRGGSSAGGSSRGGSSEGYRGGPSRGGSSSEGGYRGGSAAGGSSRGGSSEGYRGGSSSEGGYRGGSSAGGSSRGGYGKPGAKKGAPKKGGAQRPARKSPNQPFGGERFGQNLGPVTDRPRTTQRARAQADTTPSDLDGVRLQKVMANAGVASRRVCEAMIEEGRVEINGEIVTELGARLDPAVDTIHVDGMRVQLDAEMKYFVFNKPRNVVSTMEDPEGRKCITDFLRKHGQERLFHVGRLDYQTEGLLLLTNDGEAANRLSHPSYEVPKTYLVQVRGPMGAGIGAQMKKGIKLEDGWASVDSFRLIDSTPGRVLVEVILHSGRNRIVRRLFDSVGHPVMRLVRVQVGPIRLGDQKQGTVRPLGHQEVGHLLSLVGM, encoded by the coding sequence ATGACCCAGGATCCCCGTTCCGGCCGCGGTAATCAGCGCCCCGGAGGCTCCGGCGACGGCCGCCAGTCCGGCCGCGGAGCTCAAGGCGGGGCCGGTCGCGGCAACTCCGACGGCTACCGTGGCAATTCCGACCGCGGCGGTTCGTCCGACGGTGGCTACCGTGGCGGTTCCTCCGCTGGTGGTTCTTCGCGTGGCGGTTCGTCCTCCGAGGGTGGCTACCGTGGCGGTTCTTCTGCTGGTGGTTCTTCGCGTGGCGGTTCGTCCGAGGGCTACCGTGGTGGTCCTTCCCGTGGCGGTTCGTCCTCCGAGGGTGGATACCGTGGCGGTTCTGCTGCTGGTGGTTCTTCGCGTGGCGGTTCGTCCGAGGGCTACCGTGGTGGTCCTTCCCGTGGCGGTTCGTCCTCCGAGGGTGGATACCGTGGCGGTTCTGCTGCTGGTGGTTCTTCGCGTGGCGGTTCGTCCGAGGGCTACCGTGGTGGCTCGTCCTCCGAGGGTGGCTACCGTGGCGGTTCTTCTGCTGGTGGTTCTTCGCGTGGCGGTTCGTCCGAGGGCTACCGTGGTGGCTCGTCCTCCGAGGGTGGATACCGTGGCGGTTCCTCCGCTGGTGGTTCTTCGCGTGGCGGTTCCTCCGCTGGTGGTTCTTCGCGTGGCGGTTCGTCCGAGGGCTACCGTGGTGGTCCTTCCCGTGGCGGTTCGTCCTCCGAGGGTGGATACCGTGGCGGTTCTGCTGCTGGTGGTTCTTCGCGTGGCGGTTCGTCCGAGGGCTACCGTGGTGGCTCGTCCTCCGAGGGTGGCTACCGTGGCGGTTCTTCTGCTGGTGGTTCTTCGCGTGGCGGTTACGGAAAGCCGGGCGCAAAGAAGGGTGCACCCAAGAAGGGTGGCGCCCAGCGTCCCGCTCGGAAAAGCCCGAATCAGCCCTTCGGTGGCGAGCGCTTCGGCCAGAACCTCGGCCCGGTAACCGACCGCCCGCGCACCACACAGCGGGCCCGCGCCCAGGCAGATACGACGCCGTCGGATCTTGATGGCGTCCGCCTGCAGAAGGTCATGGCCAACGCCGGCGTCGCATCTCGCCGCGTCTGCGAGGCAATGATTGAAGAAGGTCGCGTTGAGATTAACGGCGAGATCGTCACCGAGCTCGGTGCCCGTCTTGACCCGGCAGTTGATACCATCCACGTCGATGGCATGCGTGTGCAGCTGGACGCCGAGATGAAGTACTTCGTCTTCAACAAGCCCCGCAACGTCGTTTCGACGATGGAGGATCCCGAGGGCCGCAAGTGCATCACGGACTTCTTGCGCAAGCACGGCCAGGAACGCCTGTTCCACGTCGGTCGCCTGGATTACCAGACCGAGGGCCTGCTGCTTCTGACCAATGATGGTGAAGCAGCAAACCGCCTCTCGCATCCGTCCTACGAGGTTCCGAAGACCTATCTGGTCCAGGTCCGCGGCCCGATGGGCGCTGGCATCGGTGCCCAGATGAAGAAGGGCATCAAGCTTGAGGACGGCTGGGCAAGCGTCGACTCGTTCCGCCTGATCGACTCCACCCCCGGCCGCGTGCTGGTCGAAGTCATCCTGCACTCGGGACGCAACCGGATCGTGCGCCGCCTGTTCGACTCGGTCGGACACCCGGTCATGCGCCTGGTACGCGTCCAGGTCGGCCCCATTCGCCTCGGTGACCAGAAGCAGGGTACTGTCCGCCCGCTGGGTCACCAGGAGGTCGGCCACTTGCTCTCCCTGGTGGGGATGTAA
- a CDS encoding prephenate dehydrogenase: protein MPATHLAGPILVIGTGLLGASIGLGLSQRGLSVWLQDPSPTAQTVAQDIGAGRILTTDQRLAPELVVVGAPPDVTAQVVAQALLDYPAATVLDIASVKSSILAALLADDRLDAAALARYVGTHPMAGREKSGPAAARGELFTSVPWVMCSHERTSPESLKTAEAMAIDLGATVSRMKAKEHDESVALISHFPQVASSMIASRLLNAPGHALALAGNGLRDTTRIAASDPKLWIQILSHNAPALVDILHGMRDDLGRLIGTLEEPSAPGALLDLAQLMGEGNAGHARIPGKHGAPPQAFALVTVVVQDRPGQISALLSDIGAAGINVEDLRMEHSAGHQVGLVDVSVIPGRRQELIDVLTALEWKVVQ from the coding sequence ATGCCGGCTACCCATCTTGCCGGACCGATCCTGGTCATCGGCACCGGCTTGCTGGGTGCAAGCATCGGGTTGGGCCTGAGCCAGCGCGGACTCTCCGTCTGGCTTCAGGACCCGTCACCCACGGCGCAGACGGTTGCGCAGGACATCGGTGCCGGCAGGATCCTCACGACGGATCAGCGACTGGCTCCCGAGCTGGTTGTCGTAGGAGCACCACCGGACGTGACCGCCCAGGTGGTCGCACAGGCGCTGCTTGACTACCCTGCTGCAACGGTCTTGGACATCGCCTCGGTGAAGTCCTCGATTCTTGCCGCGCTGCTGGCCGATGACCGCCTCGACGCCGCAGCGCTGGCTCGCTATGTGGGTACGCACCCGATGGCGGGACGCGAGAAATCGGGTCCCGCCGCGGCCCGCGGTGAGCTATTCACCTCGGTGCCCTGGGTGATGTGCAGCCACGAGCGGACATCGCCGGAATCCTTGAAGACGGCCGAGGCGATGGCCATCGACCTGGGGGCCACCGTCTCGCGGATGAAGGCGAAAGAGCACGACGAATCGGTTGCGCTGATTTCTCATTTCCCGCAGGTCGCTTCGTCGATGATCGCCTCACGGCTGCTCAATGCACCGGGGCATGCGCTTGCGCTGGCCGGCAACGGACTGCGCGACACCACCCGGATCGCTGCTTCAGACCCGAAGCTGTGGATCCAGATTCTGAGCCACAACGCCCCAGCGCTAGTGGACATCCTGCATGGAATGCGCGATGACCTAGGCCGGCTCATCGGGACCTTGGAGGAACCGAGCGCACCCGGTGCGCTGCTTGATCTGGCCCAGCTAATGGGCGAGGGAAACGCGGGCCATGCCCGCATCCCGGGCAAACACGGCGCCCCGCCGCAGGCCTTCGCGCTGGTCACCGTGGTGGTCCAGGACCGCCCCGGGCAGATCTCGGCGCTGCTGTCCGATATCGGTGCAGCGGGAATCAACGTGGAGGACCTGCGCATGGAACACTCGGCCGGCCACCAGGTGGGCCTCGTGGACGTCTCGGTCATCCCGGGACGCCGCCAAGAATTGATCGACGTGCTCACGGCACTCGAATGGAAGGTAGTGCAGTAA